Proteins from one Impatiens glandulifera chromosome 2, dImpGla2.1, whole genome shotgun sequence genomic window:
- the LOC124924585 gene encoding uncharacterized mitochondrial protein AtMg00810-like: MEEKFEMSRMGELTFIFGIQVRQLEDDTFINQTKYTRELLKKFGVENCSAASTPMKSCSKMDKDEDGQSNNITAYRRIVRYLLYLPARRPDILFAIGVCGKFQANPKQSHYIAAKRILKYLMGTKNVGLWYLKDSSFNLISYSNADYASCKINWKSTSETCQFLGDHLISWFNKK; encoded by the coding sequence atggaggagaagtttgagatgagtagGATGGGTGAGCTGACGTTCATTTTTGGtattcaagttcgtcaacttgaagatgaCACCTTCATCAATCAAACGAAGTATACTAGGgaattgctgaagaaattcggcGTGGAGAACTGCTCAGCTGCCTCAACACCCATGAAGTCATGTAGCAAGatggataaggatgaagatggtcagTCTAACAACATCACAGCCTACCGAAGAATCGTCAGATATTTGCTATATCTACCAGCCAGGCGGCCTGACATCTTGTTTGCTATCGGCGTTTGTGGAAaattccaggctaatcctaaacaatctcattatattgCTGCTAAgcgtattttaaaatatttaatgggAACTAAAAATGTTGGACTATGGTATctgaaggattctagtttcaacttaattagttatTCTAATGCAGACTATGCAAGTTGCAAAATCAATTGGAAGAGTACTAGTGAaacttgtcagttccttggtgatcatCTTATATCTTGGTTTAACAAGAAGTAG